One segment of Haliotis asinina isolate JCU_RB_2024 chromosome 12, JCU_Hal_asi_v2, whole genome shotgun sequence DNA contains the following:
- the LOC137257720 gene encoding lysosomal protective protein-like — protein sequence MIMTSWLLLTVLALGARAAVPEDEVTQLPGLSRPPSWKQYSGFLKASGTRKLHYWFVESQSSTPKTDPVVLWLNGGPGCSSLLGLLTENGPFKIASDGKTVEYNPYSWSAIANMLFLEAPAGVGFSYSNDRNYTTNDDEVARNNYLALKDFFVKYPEYKTNDFYITGESYGGIYVPTLSALVVDDQDINFKGFAVGNGVTDAIMSDSSLIYFSYYHGLIGDITWNLLMTHCCGGQKSRCNFFDQISNDTNCKRALFETYQVVLGSGLNVYNLYGQCVNTATGLTYDADTDTYTSSNFGWFLPHSPQVQDETRLIKSLPAEKLRMTPPCLNVTNILVYLNQPQVRLALHIPDSVQRWDTCSGAVGQGYITIYRTVRDEYLKVLKAKKRVLVYNGDVDMACNFMGDEWFVDSLAQKYAQSRTPWYYTAADKTKQVAGFAKGFENLVYVTVKGSGHTVPSDTPIPALVLFTNFIKNIPF from the exons ATGATCATGACATCCTGGCTCCTCCTTACTGTCCTCGCTCTGGGTGCACGTGCTGCTGTACCGGAGGACGAGGTCACGCAGTTGCCCGGATTGAGTCGACCCCCCAGCTGGAAGCAGTATTCTGGTTTTCTGAAGGCATCGGGAACCAGGAAGCTGCACTACTG GTTTGTTGAGTCTCAGAGTTCAACTCCAAAGACTGACCCAGTTGTCCTGTGGCTGAATGGAGGACCCGGATGTAGCTCCCTGTTGGGACTCCTCACAGAGAACGGGCCGTTCAAG ATAGCCAGTGACGGGAAGACGGTGGAGTACaatccatatagctggagcgCG ATCGCCAACATGCTGTTTCTCGAGGCCCCTGCAGGTGTCGGGTTCTCCTACAGTAACGACAGAAACTACACCACAAATGACGACGAG GTAGCCCGCAACAACTACCTCGCGTTAAAAGATTTCTTCGTGAAGTACCCTGAGTACAAGACCAACGACTTCTACATCACCGGGGAGAGCTACGGGGGCATCTATGTGCCGACACTCAGCGCACTCGTCGTCGACGACCAAGACATAAACTTTAAG GGATTTGCAGTTGGCAATGGTGTAACTGACGCCATCATGAGCGACAGCTCTCTCATCTACTTCTCCTATTACCACGGACTCATCGGTGACAT AACATGGAACCTCTTGATGACGCATTGCTGTGGGGGTCAGAAGAGTCGCTGCAACTTCTTTGACCAGATCTCCAACGACACCAACTGCAAGAGAGCG CTCTTCGAGACCTACCAAGTAGTTCTCGGCAGCGGCCTCAACGTCTACAACTTGTACGGCCAGTGCGTGAACACGGCGACAGGACTGACATACGACGCCGACACAGACACCTACACCTCCTCCAACTTTGGCTGGTTTCTGCCGCACTCTCCCCAAGTGCAAGACGAAACTAGA CTGATAAAGAGTCTCCCAGCTGAGAAGCTCCGGATGACGCCCCCCTGCCTCAATGTCACAAACATCCTTGTGTACCTGAATCAACCACAGGTGCGCCTTGCTCTCCATATACCGGACTCAGTCCAACGCTGGGACACTTGCAG CGGAGCCGTCGGGCAGGGCTATATAACCATCTACAGGACCGTGAGGGACGAATATCTCAAGGTTCTCAAAGCAAAG AAACGGGTGTTGGTGTACAACGGCGATGTAGACATGGCCTGTAACTTTATGGGAGACGAATGGTTTGTCGACTCCCTAGCCCAGAAG TACGCTCAGTCCCGCACGCCATGGTACTACACCGCCGCCGACAAGACAAAACAAGTGGCTGGATTTGCCAAAGGATTCGAGAATCTCGTGTATGTCACTGTCAAG GGATCTGGCCACACGGTTCCTTCAGATACACCCATACCGGCTCTTGTGCTGTTTACCAACTTCATAAAAAACATTCCTTTCTAA
- the LOC137257774 gene encoding lysosomal protective protein-like, whose product MAPWLVVLAVLALGARAAVPEDEITELPGLSRPPSWKQYSGFLKASGTRKLHYWFVESQSSTPKTDPVVLWLNGGPGCSSLLGLLTENGPFRIATDGVTVQYNPHSWSKIANMLFLEAPAGVGFSYSDDRNYTTNDDEVAQNNYLALKDFFMKYPEYKTNDFYITGESYGGIYVPTLSALVVDDQDINFKGFAVGNGVTDGSMLENSIIYFAYYHGITGDVTWNNLMTYCCSGQEGRCDFSAKMNDTNCKKALFDTYEALYSSGLNVYNLYGECVNTATGLTYDADTDTYTSSNFGWFLPHSPQVQEEIRVIKSLPAEKLRATPPCLNETNILVYLNQPQVRRALHIPDSVQRWDSCSGPVSQGYESTYRTMKEKYLKVLDAKKRVLVYNGDVDMACNFLGDEWFVDSLEQKSVQARKPWYYTAADKTKQVGGFARGFENLVYVTVRGSGHMVPTDKPEPALVMFTNFIKNTPF is encoded by the exons ATGGCACCCTGGCTAGTCGTCCTTGCTGTCCTCGCCCTGGGTGCTCGTGCTGCTGTCCCAGAGGACGAGATCACGGAGTTGCCCGGATTGAGTCGACCCCCCAGCTGGAAGCAGTATTCTGGTTTTCTGAAGGCCTCGGGAACCAGGAAGCTGCACTACTG GTTTGTTGAGTCTCAGAGCTCCACACCGAAGACTGACCCAGTTGTTCTGTGGCTGAATGGAGGACCCGGATGTAGCTCCCTGCTGGGACTTCTCACGGAGAATGGGCCGTTCAGG ATAGCCACAGACGGAGTGACGGTGCAGTACAACCCACATAGCTGGAGCAAG ATCGCCAACATGCTGTTTCTTGAGGCCCCTGCAGGTGTTGGGTTCTCCTACAGCGACGACAGAAACTACACCACAAATGACGATGAG GTAGCCCAAAACAACTACCTCGCCTTAAAGGATTTCTTCATGAAGTACCCTGAGTACAAGACCAATGACTTCTACATCACCGGAGAGAGCTACGGGGGCATCTACGTGCCAACACTCAGCGCACTCGTCGTTGACGACCAAGACATCAATTTTAAG GGGTTTGCAGTTGGTAATGGCGTCACTGACGGCAGCATGCTTGAAAACTCCATAATCTACTTCGCCTACTACCACGGCATCACCGGGGACGT CACGTGGAACAACCTGATGACCTACTGCTGCAGTGGTCAGGAAGGTCGGTGCGACTTCAGCGCTAAAATGAATGACACCAACTGCAAGAAAGCG CTCTTCGACACATACGAAGCACTGTACAGCAGCGGCCTCAACGTCTACAACTTGTACGGCGAGTGCGTGAACACGGCGACAGGACTGACATACGACGCCGACACAGACACCTACACCTCCTCCAACTTTGGCTGGTTCCTGCCTCACTCACCTCAAGTCCAAGAAGAAATCAGA GTTATCAAGAGTCTCCCAGCTGAGAAGCTCCGGGCAACACCACCCTGTCTTAATGAAACAAACATCCTTGTGTACCTGAACCAACCACAGGTGCGCCGTGCTCTCCATATACCGGACTCTGTTCAACGCTGGGATTCCTGCAG TGGACCTGTATCACAGGGATACGAAAGCACCTACAGAACGATGAAGGAGAAGTACCTCAAGGTCCTTGACGCAAAG AAACGGGTGTTGGTGTACAATGGCGATGTGGACATGGCGTGTAACTTCCTGGGAGACGAATGGTTTGTCGACTCCCTGGAACAAAAG AGCGTCCAGGCCCGCAAGCCTTGGTACTACACGGCCGCCGACAAGACGAAACAAGTCGGTGGATTCGCCAGAGGGTTCGAGAATCTCGTGTACGTCACAGTCAGG GGTTCCGGCCATATGGTTCCCACTGATAAACCAGAGCCAGCGCTTGTAATGTTCACCAACTTCATTAAAAACACCCCTTTCTAG
- the LOC137258081 gene encoding lysosomal protective protein-like — protein sequence MAPSFLALVAMATVCCAVVPEDEIKMMPGLSKQPPFKQYSGYLKASGTKKLHYWFVESMNNPATDPVVLWLNGGPGCSSDLGLLTENGPFRVMPDGKTVTYSKTSWSSVANMLWLEAPAGVGFSYSDDKNYTTDDNEVAHDNYLALKDFFSKYQNYSKNDFFITGESYGGIYVPTLSSLVVDDKEINFKGMGIGNGLSNNKFNDNSLLYFAYYHGLIGDSAFKDLQKFCCSTNSTERCYFTDMMQDPQCQKVVTAASSVVYAGGLNIYNLYGECAGGVMSRKRPNSDVLESSNFGYPFGFLDTIRKDRMRMKSASKLKLDPPCIDARNVAMYLNSEEVRTALHIPSVVQQWETCSGDVGSHYIRVYDEVSAQYKKILAAGKRVLVYNGDVDMACNFLGDEWFVDGLGIQTPSARKEWFYKAEDGTKQVAGFFKQFDNLSLVTVRGAGHMVPTDRPVPGLEMFKSFIKGQPLV from the exons ATGGCTCCAAGCTTCCTAGCActggttgccatggcaacagtgTGTTGTGCTGTGGTTCCGGaagatgaaataaaaatgatgcCTGGCTTAAGCAAGCAACCGCCATTCAAACAGTACTCAGGGTACCTCAAAGCATCTGGCACAAAGAAATTGCACTACTG GTTTGTGGAATCTATGAACAACCCTGCTACTGACCCAGTTGTGCTGTGGCTCAATGGCGGTCCGGGTTGCAGCTCAGACCTAGGACTTCTGACAGAAAACGGACCTTTCAGG GTGATGCCTGATGGGAAGACTGTGACGTACAGTAAGACCAGCTGGTCATCA GTGGCCAATATGCTATGGCTAGAGGCACCTGCAGGTGTGGGGTTCTCCTACTCCGATGACAAGAATTACACAACAGATGATAACGAG GTTGCCCACGACAACTATCTGGCCCTCAAGGACTTCTTCTCCAAGTACCAGAACTACTCGAAGAATGACTTCTTCATCACTGGAGagagctatggaggcatctaTGTGCCAACCCTCAGTTCCCTGGTGGTAGACGACAAAGAAATCAACTTCAAG ggTATGGGAATTGGTAATGGACTCTCAAATAACAAATTCAATGACAACTCCCTCCTCTACTTTGCCTACTACCATGGACTGATTGGAGACAG TGCATTCAAGGACCTACAGAAGTTTTGCTGTTCAACCAACTCCACTGAGAGGTGTTACTTCACGGATATGATGCAGGATCCCCAGTGTCAGAAAGTG GTGACAGCAGCATCCAGTGTTGTGTATGCTGGGGGCCTGAATATCTACAACCTCTACGGGGAGTGTGCTGGAGGTGTGATGTCCAGGAAGAGACCCAACTCTGACGTTCTGGAATCCTCTAACTTTGGCTATCCATTCGGATTTCTGGACACCATCAGGAAAGATAGAATG CGTATGAAGTCTGCTTCTAAGCTGAAATTGGACCCTCCATGTATCGATGCCAGGAATGTGGCTATGTATCTAAACTCAGAGGAGGTAAGGACAGCCCTCCACATCCCCAGTGTGGTTCAGCAGTGGGAGACATGTAGCGGGGACGTCGGCAGCCACTACATCAGAGTCTACGATGAAGTATCTGCACAGTACAAGAAGATTCTTGCCGCAGGG AAACGAGTGCTGGTATACAATGGTGATGTCGACATGGCTTGCAATTTCCTCGGCGATGAATGGTTCGTGGACGGTCTTGGCATACAG ACACCGTCCGCCAGGAAGGAGTGGTTCTATAAGGCAGAGGATGGCACAAAACAAGTGGCAGGGTTTTTTAAGCAGTTCGACAATCTTTCCCTCGTTACTGTCAGG GGAGCCGGTCACATGGTGCCCACAGATCGGCCTGTTCCAGGGCTGGAGATGTTCAAGAGCTTCATCAAAGGCCAGCCTCTTGTATAA